GCTCACGGAAGTAAAGCCTAGCCTCATGTAGGTGTTCCACATGGCTTCTTAGCTCGTGCCTAGCTGGCTCACTAACGTGGAGAGCATTAACATGTAACCTTGTAACTCTCTCGATAAAAGCGAGTACTTCATCAATATCATTTTGACTAGGCTCGCGTTTACAATGGTATAATATACTAGCCTTGTCTCCCTCTATTGCTGCCTTCGAAGCTACACAGTGTATATCGATATCTAGGAGGGCTTCGAGAAAAAGTGCTGAGAGTGTGTGAGAAGAAACAAGTGATGATAGCGTATTGTCTACTAGTAGCTCCTCGCGCCTCATTATATCCACGCGTACATGTATACCTCTATTGGGTTGGGGTATAGCTTCTCGGTCTTCGCCTCCTCCCTCTTCAGCTCAATGTAGGTCTCTATCACGTCCTTGTCGAACACCGGCTTTAGGAACTCGTGGTCACTCTCTAGTTCGTCGAGAGCCTCTTCGAGGTTCCTGGGTAGCTCCTTTATGCCTAGCTGGCGCTTCTCCTCTGGAGACATGTGGTAGACGTCCTTGTCTACTGGGTCGCCGGGGTCAATCTTCTTCTTGATTCCGTCTAGGCCGGCTAGCACTATTGCCGCGAAGGCTAGGTATGGGTTGCAGCTTGGGTCTGGTGGTCTGAACTCGATGCGCTTGGCCTTCTCCTCGCCCTTGTAGTACACTGGGATCCTAATAGCTGCGCTTCTGTTAGCCTTACTCCATACTAGGTATATTGGTGCCTCGAAGCCTGGGACTAGACGGCGATAGCTGTTTGTCGTAGGCGCGACGAGTGCTGCTAGTGCGCGCCCGTGCTCAATAAGACCGCCTATGAAGTAGCGTGCTGTCTGGCTTACCTCTGCATACTCGTCGTTCGGGTCATAGAAGAGGTTCTTCTTGCCATCTTTGTCCCATAGGCTCACGTGAGTGTGCATACCGTTGCCGTTGTCGCCAGAAATGGGCTTCGGCATGAATGTAGCTACCATGCCGTACTTTGCAGCAATGTTCCTAGCCACGTACTTGAGAGTGATGACGCGGTCTGCAGTCTCAACTAGCTCACCAAAGCGGAAGTCGATCTCTATCTGGCCTGTAGCGGCTACCTCGTGGTGTGCGGCTTCAACAGTGAATCCAAAGTAGTCCTCGAGTACCTCGGCTATCTCCTCGCGTATGCTAGCAAGCTGGTCGATGGGGGTTGGTGTGTGGTACGCCTTCTTGAACATCTGGAAGTATTGGCTTGATTCTAGTGGTGACTCCCGGCTGCTGACGCTGTAGCTTATGCCTGCGGCTGGGGTAAAGACGTCTATGGTAAGGCTGTCTAGTAGCATGAACTCTACCTCTGGGCCGAAGTACGCCCTGTAACCCTGCTCTGCGAGATACTCTACAGTGCGCTGCGCGATGTACCTTGGGTCGCGGTTGAATCTGCCTCTACCCATGCTCAGGTAGATGTCGGCGATAACGCGTGCCTTCTTGGGGTTCCAGGGTAGCTGCTCTACTAGCGTTGAGAAGTCCGGCTTGACGACAAGGTCGCTCTCAGCAATGGTCGTGAAGCCCTCGACGCTGCTACCGTCAAGCTGTCCTAGACCCCTCTCAATGGCCTTCTCGTCTATCTCATGGAGTGGAACGGTGAATGCTCTCAGTCTGCCACTTAGGTCGGTAAAGTGAACCTCAAGCCACCTAACACCCTTTTCGCTCAACCTCCTAAGCTTTTCAAGCACTTCAGCTGCACTCATGGCGTTTTTCCACCGGGCTCTCGGCCCAGCCGCACAAACATTAAACACTAATGTCGTGTAGATCGAACACTTGTTCCGCTTCTCTCACTACGAATTACGTGATAGCCGAGCTTTAGCCAGCAACCCTCTCGAATGCTTATCATGCCTCCAACATGCTAGCCACAGAACGGCGGTGTAAAGTGGCACGTGTAAGGGCAGTTACGGTATTTGTGTCGCCACGCGAGTGGAGTAGCGAGAGTATATCAAGTTACGTTGAGAATGCGGCCGTGAAGGCAAACGAGATAGCGGATGCTATACGCGAACGTATTGAAGTCTGGAGTGTTCGTGTAGCTCTCCCTCCTCTTCCAGAAGGAGTAGATCCAGTCCGTGTGGCTGAAGCTGCGATGAAGGCTGCTGAGGCTAACGGTGTCAAGTATATTGCAGCGGTGCATCTTAACGTGGGAAGCATAGACGATGTTAAAAGGTTTGTTGATGCGATCGAAGTTGGCGTGTATGGTTCAGTGCTTCTACCTAGAGTTGAATACGCAGGAAGAGCTGCTGAGCTAATAATGGAGGCTTCTAAGCGGGATATAATGGCGCCCACGAGACTAGCCATAGTGTTTGGTGCATCGTGGCCGCTTACCCCCTACTTCCCGATAGCAGTGCAGACGCGAAGTGGAATGGGGTTTGCAGTAGCAGCGCTATACGTTGACGATGTGTTAGCATCCCTAGGTGAGGAGCCTAGCATCGAAATGATACGATACATCTCGACTCGAGTGTTCTCCGTCATAGAGGAGGTGTCGCGCGAGGCCTCAGAGCGTCTAGGTATCGAATACTATGGGCTTGACGCATCTCTATCCCCATGGATGGACGAGAGTGTTGCAAGACTGATAGAGAGGTTGATGGATGAACGGAAGCTAGGCTCGCCAGGCACGTTGACAGTGATACGTGAGCTAAACAGAGTGATTAGAGGTATAGCATCCAGCTTTGACGCTGTAGGTTTCAACGAGGTTATGCTACCCGTGGCCGAGGACAACGTTCTCAAGGAGCGTGTTGGAGAAGGATTGGTTCGCGTCAGGGACTTGCTCCTATACTCGACAGTGTGTGTGGCAGGCGTGGACATGGTAGTGGTTGGCGATAATATGACGAAGGAGGGGCTTGTCGGTCTCGTAAGGGATATGCACTCGGTGTACAAGCTAAAGGGGCTGAGCATAGGTCTTAGGCTGATAATGATTGAGGGGGCGCAGCCAGGCGACTGGATAAGCCTTGGGGAGTTTGGTAAAGTACCGGTGGCCTGGTGGTGAACAGTTACGAAGTAAGGGGGCGTCTTGAGCTACTCGGCAGAGAGCGGCTAACACTCCGTGCATATCTCGAAGTGTATGGAGGTGTTTTCATTACACCAGTGGGTATCGTAGACGCGAGTAGCGGGCCACGCCGCGTGGAGTATACCGTCAGTCTTGATGTAAACCGTTACTACGTGCCAGCTGACGTGCCACTACCAAAGCCGCAGCAACCTTACACTCTCGTAGACTACTCTATAGTCTATGAGCACGATCCTCGTCTATCATTAGTACAATCGGATAGAGACTCTACTATTGTGATTACAGACACAGCGTACACGATGGTAGATGGTCCCGCTTATCCACAGTTGTTGGTAAAGAATAGGGATGGCGCTGTAAGAATGCCGCACGAGCTATTATGGGCTTATCCGCTCCGCCCTGCTAACCGAATCTATTCTAGGCTTGTCGAGTTGGAGTATAGACTGCTTCTTGGGGGCTCCGGCTGCGCGACTTTACACGCGGTTAACACTGTATGTGCTGAGGATGAGTGTCTGCCTGAGATTGAGTGGAGGAGAGGTGTGGCACGCGAAAGGTTGTCGGCGAGTGTGCGTTGTTGGGCGAAAACGTTTGGTGCCGATGACTCGGGTGAGCCTCAGCCAGTGTTAGTTAAGGTAGAGGGTAGAGATGTTCATGTAAGGCCCCAAGGAGGAGGAGGGTATGGTATAGTGAGGTTAATGATAGATTGTGGCGGGGAAGTTTTTGCTGTTGAGAAGCTTGTGAGACGCGAATGGAGCTGGAGGCTAGATGAAGCATGCCGAGCGGTAGGCTATGCATCACTATGTCCATACTGTTTGCAACCGTTCTAGTATACATGCTGGCAAGCGTTAAACTAGCAATAGCAGCTCAACATAGCTATGACTTATACCTCCAAACCACAGTGCGAGTCACAATCCCCGACAATGCGAGTATATATTGCATCATGCCGGTAGGTGAGGATAAGCTGCTTGTAGCAGGTTATGTGGGTTCACCGCCAAGAGCTTATGCTGGAATAGTGGATCTTCGTGGTGGCAGTATTGAACCGATTCCTGTGCCGGGATTGGAAGATAGCATAAGGAGTGAGATAACGGGGTGTACACCAAGCAGCGAAGGTATACTACTCTATGGTTACGTGCAACTTGCTAATGGTACGCCTATAGCGACTATATGGCTATACCGTGACGGTGCCCTCGTAGCTCGCAGACTCAACAAGGTAGTTATGATACCATATTCGATGAAGGTTTATGGCAACGTAGTGTATCTCACGGGCTTCATAGGGAATTGTGAGGCGCGGGGAGCTTTAGCAATAATATATGCATTGAAGGGGCCATTAACCAGCATACTAGCGGGTAACGTAAGCGGGTACGTCTTTGCACCAGGATATAAGTTTGTACAGGACAGAATCTATCAACAGCTTGGTGGCAAGTTATACACGTGCGCCTACTTCACATCAGTCTACCAGCTAGTGACTGGCGACATCCTAGTACTAGGCTACGCCGATAACATGACCGGAGCGATAACGGGATTCACGATTAAAAGTGACCCACTCCTTCAGATACAGGAGAAGAGATTCACACCAATACCGCTGGCACCCGTGATACTCGACGAGACTGATTATATTGGTGTAGTTATGGGTGTCACACTGACGCCGCCGGTACAACCGGCAGTGTTAATCATAACACGCGACGGTAGAACAACATTGACTAGGATAAACACTCCTGGCTTGAAAGACGTTAATTTTGCAGCAATTGATTGCATGGGCGATGTTTGTATCGTTGGAGGTAGCGGCGAATCAAATAACAAGCAAATAGGCATCCTGGCAATCGTACAATTGAATAACACCAACGTGGAGTATGTGCATATGCTTCGATGGGCGAACACAACGCGTGTAACGAGTGTCGTGGTGACACCGGAAGGCAGCGTTTACGTAGCAGGATTAAAGCCTGAAAATGGCGGTACTCAGGTGGTTATAGCAAAGCTCGTACTAGCAGAGAGGGGCAGCGTGAATCGCACTATGGAAACCGCTGAAGAGAGTGGTAGTGGTAATGGTACACTGGTTGTATTGGCGGGGGTGTCTAGCTCAATAGTAACTCTGTCGCTTCTAGCCGTGATATTAGCGAGGAAGAGGCAGAGGCGCTAGGCTAAAGGAGTAACTATCTTGACGCGGCTCTCGCCCGATGAGCTTTTATCAACTTCAATCACTTGGTCGGCTGCATCCTCGATTTCGCGATCATGCGTGACTATGATGAGTTGTGGTAGTATCTTACCACCGCCGTGCCAGCCATACCTCAGTATGTTGACTAGTTCGCGTTTACGATGTTCATCGAGGTACATTGTCGGCTCGTCTAGTATCAGTGTATTGACTCTGCCGCGGCCTGCCAGTACCCTGGCAAATGCGATGCGGAAGGCAAGTGCCAATGCGGTCTTCTCGCCACCGCTCAGCATGCGGAAGTTCTTCTCGCCATAACGCGTTACCAGTATAACATCGTAGTCATCAGTTATCTTGACGTCCACAAACTCGATATTGAATCTGGCTAGAATTTCTCTAACATGCCTCTCTATCATGCTCCGTGCAAGTATCCTGATAAGTCGTGGTAGACCCTGTGGGCTAAGTGCGTTCTTTACGCGTTCAAGGTCACGCACGAATCTTGATATCTTCTCATACTCGGCGCGTCGTTTCTCAATCTCTTTTTCATATTCTTCATGTTGCTTCTCTAACCTCTTGTACTCCTTCAGTTTTTGCTCGGCGGCTCCGATCTCCTGGTTTAACCGCATGATGTAATCCTCTAATTCACGCTCTGCTTTGCGAAGCTCCTCAAGCCTAGCTTTCAACGACTCTAATGGCTGAATATCTTGTTCGAGCTTAGCTATCTCTTCTCGAAGAACGTTTATCCGTGTATCATACTGTTCGAGTAGAGCGCGTAACTGGTCTCGCTCGTTCCTTAGCTTTTCAAGCATCCGGATTTTCTCTTCTATGGCAGAGACGGTATCTTCATCAATCTCTATGAGTTTGTCAAGACTGACTCCAAGTCTATCGGATATATCCTCGAGCCTCTCGTACAAC
The Pyrolobus fumarii 1A DNA segment above includes these coding regions:
- the glnA gene encoding type I glutamate--ammonia ligase, whose protein sequence is MSAAEVLEKLRRLSEKGVRWLEVHFTDLSGRLRAFTVPLHEIDEKAIERGLGQLDGSSVEGFTTIAESDLVVKPDFSTLVEQLPWNPKKARVIADIYLSMGRGRFNRDPRYIAQRTVEYLAEQGYRAYFGPEVEFMLLDSLTIDVFTPAAGISYSVSSRESPLESSQYFQMFKKAYHTPTPIDQLASIREEIAEVLEDYFGFTVEAAHHEVAATGQIEIDFRFGELVETADRVITLKYVARNIAAKYGMVATFMPKPISGDNGNGMHTHVSLWDKDGKKNLFYDPNDEYAEVSQTARYFIGGLIEHGRALAALVAPTTNSYRRLVPGFEAPIYLVWSKANRSAAIRIPVYYKGEEKAKRIEFRPPDPSCNPYLAFAAIVLAGLDGIKKKIDPGDPVDKDVYHMSPEEKRQLGIKELPRNLEEALDELESDHEFLKPVFDKDVIETYIELKREEAKTEKLYPNPIEVYMYAWI
- a CDS encoding DUF711 family protein; the encoded protein is MARVRAVTVFVSPREWSSESISSYVENAAVKANEIADAIRERIEVWSVRVALPPLPEGVDPVRVAEAAMKAAEANGVKYIAAVHLNVGSIDDVKRFVDAIEVGVYGSVLLPRVEYAGRAAELIMEASKRDIMAPTRLAIVFGASWPLTPYFPIAVQTRSGMGFAVAALYVDDVLASLGEEPSIEMIRYISTRVFSVIEEVSREASERLGIEYYGLDASLSPWMDESVARLIERLMDERKLGSPGTLTVIRELNRVIRGIASSFDAVGFNEVMLPVAEDNVLKERVGEGLVRVRDLLLYSTVCVAGVDMVVVGDNMTKEGLVGLVRDMHSVYKLKGLSIGLRLIMIEGAQPGDWISLGEFGKVPVAWW